Proteins encoded by one window of Candidatus Omnitrophota bacterium:
- a CDS encoding sugar ABC transporter substrate-binding protein has product MERKFIFLLILCFFIIGCGKKETRESIPTIKVAFWGTPEEVEIIENIILPWQKEHPQIKVELQHSPFAGYVNKILTRIAGGAPPDVICAEANLFVSLWNKGIFLNLSPFLEKEIGFSIKDFFPEVVNRFTVEGKVYGIPRDTAPFACVYYNKKIFDEKNVSYPTDDWSWQDLLEKAKALTEYDEQGRALCYGFYGWAWQNFIYSNGGALVDNVEKPTLCLLDRPESIEGLEFYVDLIHKYKVSPTPTALINLGMGVQMMFMTGRLAMFSSGIWETPILRKAKDFDWDVVMFPKGPKGIRGFGTGGSAYGILKTTKYPKEAWEVVKALTNERAQTILADSGLAQPANRKIAESEHFALDEKLPKNKKMLNEAVKYISYEPFHGRWREINELYIVPELDMVFNGQKSVREAIAKIVPDINKLLKQ; this is encoded by the coding sequence ATGGAGAGAAAATTTATTTTTCTTTTAATTTTATGTTTTTTTATAATTGGTTGCGGAAAGAAAGAGACAAGAGAATCTATACCCACCATTAAAGTAGCCTTTTGGGGTACTCCTGAAGAGGTAGAGATTATAGAGAATATCATTCTACCTTGGCAAAAGGAGCATCCGCAAATAAAAGTAGAATTACAACACTCCCCTTTTGCCGGTTATGTGAATAAGATTCTAACACGGATTGCTGGTGGCGCTCCACCTGATGTGATATGTGCCGAGGCAAATCTTTTTGTAAGTTTATGGAATAAAGGGATATTTTTAAATCTTAGTCCTTTTCTCGAGAAAGAAATAGGCTTTTCTATAAAAGATTTCTTTCCCGAAGTAGTCAATCGTTTTACTGTGGAGGGGAAGGTCTATGGTATTCCTCGGGACACCGCTCCCTTTGCTTGCGTTTATTACAACAAGAAGATTTTTGACGAGAAGAATGTTTCCTATCCTACTGATGATTGGAGTTGGCAGGATTTATTAGAAAAAGCAAAAGCCCTTACTGAATATGATGAACAAGGGAGAGCCCTCTGTTATGGTTTTTACGGCTGGGCTTGGCAGAATTTTATCTATTCTAACGGAGGTGCTCTTGTAGATAATGTAGAAAAACCTACTCTTTGTCTTCTGGACCGTCCTGAATCTATTGAGGGTTTAGAATTTTATGTCGATTTAATTCATAAGTATAAAGTTTCTCCTACACCTACTGCTCTCATAAACTTGGGGATGGGGGTCCAGATGATGTTTATGACCGGAAGGCTAGCAATGTTTTCTTCAGGAATCTGGGAGACCCCTATTTTAAGAAAAGCAAAAGATTTTGATTGGGATGTGGTAATGTTTCCCAAAGGGCCAAAAGGCATCAGGGGGTTTGGAACAGGAGGGAGTGCCTATGGAATTTTGAAAACAACGAAATATCCTAAAGAAGCTTGGGAGGTAGTAAAGGCACTTACTAATGAAAGAGCCCAGACAATTCTCGCAGATTCCGGACTCGCTCAGCCGGCGAATCGGAAAATAGCAGAGAGTGAACATTTTGCTTTGGATGAGAAGTTACCAAAGAATAAGAAAATGCTTAACGAAGCAGTAAAATATATTTCTTACGAACCTTTTCATGGCCGTTGGAGGGAGATTAATGAGTTGTATATTGTGCCTGAACTTGATATGGTTTTTAATGGACAGAAGAGTGTACGGGAAGCGATTGCTAAGATTGTTCCCGATATAAATAAGTTATTGAAACAATAA
- a CDS encoding ROK family transcriptional regulator, with translation MAEEIFGEEIMSDRERKNWVILDLIRRKGPITRTEISKETQLNIVTVSNYINSYIQKGLVLEGGLDVSSGGRRPVMVELNPKAGFVVGVGLDLFNIIGLTTDLQANVLVKVKKPRPVGSEDMVIDNIVDLVDELMKKSELEPSKIKGLGVGIPGIIDRRVGTIRWPNQMGSIYISTLKSLLEQKFGIPTFIENDATVAACGERELELETGVQNLIFMYSGVGSGIIINGQVYRGASGCAGELGIANFTEDEKHKWGGMARWEADLGLTTRAIEAIKKGEKTRIFDLANGDVNKITMKTVVEAAKEGDALADKLVEEAGIELGIRIAYLVNFLNPEVVVIGGGIERAGAVLLDAIKRTVRARAFEEMANVVRIVPTQLGEDSVAMGAVSLVIQEIFTHVML, from the coding sequence ATGGCGGAAGAAATTTTTGGTGAAGAAATAATGAGCGACCGTGAAAGGAAGAACTGGGTAATTCTGGATTTGATTCGGCGTAAGGGACCAATTACCCGAACCGAAATTTCTAAGGAAACACAGCTTAATATAGTGACAGTTTCCAACTATATTAATAGTTATATTCAAAAAGGATTGGTTTTAGAAGGGGGGCTTGATGTTTCCAGCGGTGGTCGAAGACCGGTGATGGTAGAGCTTAATCCCAAGGCGGGATTTGTTGTTGGTGTCGGTCTTGACCTTTTTAATATTATAGGGCTTACTACTGATCTTCAGGCAAATGTCTTGGTTAAGGTAAAGAAACCTCGTCCTGTTGGTTCCGAGGATATGGTTATAGACAATATCGTAGATTTGGTAGATGAGTTAATGAAGAAATCTGAATTGGAACCCTCCAAGATTAAGGGTTTAGGAGTAGGCATTCCCGGAATAATAGACCGCCGAGTAGGGACAATTCGCTGGCCAAATCAGATGGGAAGTATTTATATTTCTACTTTGAAGAGTCTATTGGAACAGAAATTTGGCATTCCTACCTTTATCGAGAATGATGCCACTGTTGCCGCCTGCGGAGAAAGAGAACTGGAATTGGAAACAGGAGTCCAGAATCTTATATTTATGTATTCGGGAGTAGGTTCGGGGATTATTATTAATGGTCAGGTTTACCGTGGAGCAAGTGGATGTGCGGGAGAACTGGGGATTGCTAATTTTACCGAAGATGAGAAACATAAATGGGGTGGTATGGCACGTTGGGAAGCAGATTTGGGCTTAACAACGCGGGCAATAGAAGCGATTAAGAAAGGAGAAAAGACACGGATTTTTGATCTGGCCAATGGAGATGTAAATAAGATTACCATGAAAACCGTGGTGGAAGCAGCCAAAGAAGGCGATGCATTAGCTGATAAATTGGTAGAAGAGGCGGGTATAGAACTGGGTATACGTATTGCCTACTTGGTTAACTTTCTCAATCCTGAAGTAGTGGTAATCGGAGGAGGGATTGAACGTGCGGGGGCAGTGCTTCTCGATGCTATAAAACGCACGGTGAGAGCAAGAGCGTTTGAAGAAATGGCAAATGTTGTGCGTATTGTCCCTACCCAGTTGGGAGAAGATTCGGTTGCTATGGGTGCAGTAAGTTTGGTAATTCAAGAAATCTTTACCCATGTGATGCTTTAA
- a CDS encoding DUF6485 family protein, whose product MECTQKKNLDFCTCTYEPCPRKGKCCECIIYHRNKGQLPGCLFPPQAEKSYDRSLKAFISAFKK is encoded by the coding sequence ATGGAATGTACCCAAAAGAAAAATTTGGATTTTTGCACTTGCACTTACGAACCCTGTCCTCGTAAAGGCAAGTGCTGTGAATGTATAATCTATCATCGAAACAAGGGGCAACTTCCCGGATGTCTTTTCCCACCCCAGGCAGAGAAATCTTACGACCGTTCTCTGAAAGCATTCATCTCTGCGTTTAAGAAATAG
- a CDS encoding bifunctional nuclease family protein, whose translation MESKDNGLIEMELFRIQIDENRGEQVIVLKEKNGTRTMPIVIGIVEATAIKMKIGGFSPPRPLTHDLLNNTIKELDAHLERIVVEKLEDNIFYAKLVIRDYVGNFREVDARPSDSIALALRANAPIFVRNEVLEKLKLT comes from the coding sequence ATGGAAAGCAAAGATAATGGTTTAATTGAAATGGAACTTTTTAGAATCCAGATAGATGAAAATAGAGGAGAACAGGTGATTGTTCTCAAGGAAAAAAATGGCACACGCACTATGCCCATTGTTATTGGCATTGTGGAAGCTACAGCCATAAAGATGAAAATCGGTGGTTTTTCGCCTCCTCGTCCTTTGACGCACGATTTACTTAATAATACTATTAAGGAACTGGATGCCCATTTAGAACGGATTGTGGTAGAAAAACTTGAGGATAATATTTTTTATGCTAAGCTTGTAATCCGAGATTATGTGGGTAATTTTAGAGAAGTTGATGCCCGTCCATCCGACTCTATTGCTTTAGCCCTCCGTGCCAATGCTCCTATCTTTGTACGCAACGAAGTTTTAGAAAAATTGAAGCTTACATGA